A stretch of Bradyrhizobium sp. AZCC 2262 DNA encodes these proteins:
- a CDS encoding HD-GYP domain-containing protein has protein sequence MTSVANKTSTKRRLLLASDRSDQSSELASILRSVGQVDTIATSDIPDAPERDLAGIVVDINLRSAESVQLVRNKLRAEAYREMPRLFVLADALHHGSMQAWALGATDTIARPFDAQGILQRIRAAFPDTDGFDETDRGKVLNRGVEAAHTVMVKIFEKLPAGVPLKFSDIVEAENKILKAIRHSSLREWLTTVGCHHAGSYRHCLFVTGFAVAYAQHLGMREDDQRRLARAALLHDVGKAFIPVAILDKPGPLMLEEMEEMRQHPRRGYDALAAQGGFPPEMLDVVLHHHEFLDGTGYPDGLNGKQISDIVRLTTIVDIYAALVEKRAYRLQFTHARAFGMMEEMGDKLDQHLLHAFRPVAFGYY, from the coding sequence ATGACATCGGTAGCCAACAAGACTTCGACCAAGCGCCGGCTGCTGCTGGCTTCGGATCGGAGCGATCAAAGCAGCGAACTCGCCAGCATTCTGCGATCCGTCGGTCAGGTCGACACCATCGCGACATCTGATATTCCCGACGCGCCGGAGCGCGACCTGGCGGGCATCGTGGTCGACATCAACCTGCGCTCCGCCGAGAGCGTTCAGCTGGTGCGCAACAAGCTGCGCGCCGAGGCCTATCGCGAAATGCCGCGGCTGTTCGTGCTGGCGGACGCGTTGCATCACGGATCGATGCAGGCCTGGGCGCTCGGCGCCACCGACACCATCGCGCGGCCGTTCGATGCGCAAGGTATCCTGCAGCGGATTCGCGCCGCGTTCCCGGACACCGATGGATTTGACGAGACCGATCGCGGCAAGGTCCTGAACCGGGGTGTCGAGGCGGCGCATACCGTCATGGTCAAGATCTTCGAAAAGCTTCCAGCCGGCGTTCCCCTGAAATTCAGCGACATCGTCGAGGCAGAGAACAAGATTCTCAAGGCGATCAGGCATTCGTCCCTGCGCGAATGGCTGACGACGGTCGGTTGCCATCACGCCGGCAGCTACCGCCATTGTCTCTTCGTCACCGGCTTTGCGGTCGCCTACGCGCAGCATCTCGGCATGCGCGAGGACGACCAGCGCCGCCTGGCCCGTGCCGCGCTGTTGCACGACGTCGGCAAGGCGTTCATTCCGGTGGCGATCCTGGACAAGCCGGGCCCGTTGATGCTCGAAGAGATGGAAGAGATGCGCCAGCATCCGCGCCGCGGCTATGACGCGCTGGCCGCGCAAGGCGGTTTCCCGCCCGAAATGCTCGACGTGGTGCTTCACCACCACGAGTTCCTCGACGGCACCGGCTATCCCGACGGCCTGAACGGCAAGCAGATCAGCGACATCGTCAGGCTGACCACGATCGTGGATATCTACGCGGCCCTGGTCGAGAAGCGTGCCTACCGGCTGCAGTTCACCCACGCCCGTGCCTTTGGCATGATGGAAGAAATGGGCGATAAGCTCGACCAGCATTTGCTGCACGCCTTCCGCCCGGTGGCGTTCGGGTATTATTGA
- a CDS encoding cytochrome P450 produces MDTIVDPTAGTDIPADIAATLVNPAAYADHRIHDSYRWLRANNPLGIARPEKFDPFWVVTKHAHIQAVSRQNELFHNADRPTTLTNQAVEERVRKITGGPNLVRSLVQMDAPDHPKYRALTQGWFMPANLGKFEARVREIARATVQRMLDKGGACDFVEDVALGYPLHVIMEILGVPEKDEPRMLKLTQELFGPQDPDTARIREQLTAEQFSGMMQSVVADFGAYFRGITEDRRRNPRDDLATVIANAKIGGDYMPDHDATSYYMIVATAGHDTTSSSTAGAIWALAEDPAQFEKVKANPELIPGLVDEAIRWMTPVKHFMRSATSDTELGGRKIAKGDWLMLCYASGNRDEDVFEEPYKFRCDRKPNRHVAFGYGAHLCLGQYLAKLEMRILFEELLPRLKSIALDGEVKMTQAYFVNGPKKLPIRFEVN; encoded by the coding sequence ATGGATACCATCGTCGATCCAACTGCGGGTACAGACATCCCCGCCGACATTGCGGCCACGCTCGTCAATCCGGCTGCCTATGCCGACCACCGTATCCATGACAGTTACCGCTGGCTGCGCGCCAACAACCCGCTCGGGATCGCGCGGCCCGAGAAGTTCGACCCGTTCTGGGTCGTGACAAAACACGCGCATATCCAGGCCGTCAGCCGCCAGAACGAGCTGTTCCACAACGCCGATCGCCCGACCACGCTGACGAACCAGGCGGTGGAAGAGCGCGTCCGCAAGATCACGGGCGGTCCAAATCTGGTTCGCTCACTGGTGCAGATGGATGCGCCCGATCATCCAAAATACCGCGCGCTGACGCAGGGCTGGTTCATGCCGGCCAATCTCGGAAAGTTCGAGGCGCGCGTGCGCGAGATCGCGCGGGCCACGGTGCAGCGCATGCTTGACAAGGGTGGCGCGTGCGATTTCGTCGAAGACGTCGCCCTCGGCTATCCCCTGCACGTCATCATGGAAATTCTCGGCGTGCCCGAAAAGGACGAGCCGCGAATGCTCAAGCTGACGCAGGAACTGTTCGGACCGCAGGATCCCGATACGGCGCGGATCAGGGAACAGCTCACGGCGGAGCAGTTCTCCGGGATGATGCAGTCGGTGGTCGCTGATTTCGGTGCCTATTTCCGGGGCATCACCGAGGACCGGCGCCGCAACCCGCGCGACGATCTCGCCACCGTCATCGCCAATGCCAAAATCGGCGGCGACTACATGCCGGATCACGACGCGACCAGCTACTACATGATCGTCGCCACCGCCGGCCACGACACCACGTCCTCCTCGACCGCGGGCGCGATCTGGGCGCTGGCGGAAGATCCCGCACAATTTGAAAAGGTGAAGGCCAATCCCGAGTTGATCCCGGGGCTGGTCGACGAGGCGATCCGCTGGATGACCCCGGTCAAGCATTTCATGCGTTCGGCCACGTCGGATACCGAACTCGGAGGCCGAAAAATTGCAAAAGGCGACTGGCTGATGCTGTGCTACGCGTCCGGCAATCGCGACGAGGACGTGTTCGAGGAGCCATACAAGTTTCGCTGCGACCGCAAGCCGAACCGCCACGTCGCTTTCGGCTATGGCGCGCATCTCTGCCTCGGGCAGTATCTGGCGAAACTGGAGATGCGGATCCTGTTCGAGGAACTGCTGCCGCGGCTGAAGTCGATCGCCCTCGACGGCGAGGTCAAGATGACGCAGGCCTATTTTGTAAATGGCCCTAAAAAGCTGCCGATAAGGTTCGAGGTGAATTGA
- a CDS encoding amidohydrolase, which produces MPGLRSNSARLSCYFAAVIIATSPISTAFAQTADTILFNGKILTVDKDFSTQQAAAITDGKILATGTSAAMKKLAGKAAKLIDLGGRTVIPGLTDGHIHGIRAALTFGTEVNWIGVPALKDALEKISQAAKAQKPGSWIVIAGGWTEEQFAEKRRPTPAEIAAAAPDNPVYIQHLYDWLLLSPKAMEALNIRDDSDVAPGGKLARDSDNKPTGIIDAGGAALGKIFDKLPKPTMEQQIDGSKKFFSEMNSLGITGIVDGGGVSMYPASYQAVFRLWQDKQLTVRIAYHLCAPKPGSELADLQNLTQLSPPGFGDAMLHFNGPGEILIWADWTDGDITPDGKAKLAELLRWAASKRYTIQLHWNPDRTVHDLLDVVEDINKDFPVRDLRWAVLHLYNASEDSLKRMKSLGLVWGVQDGLYFGGERLQKEVGVEQAKAMPRIATAMKLGLVVGGGTDAHRVSSYNPFVSLQWYLDGTTIGGTKTRGDDETPSRRQALEMYTRNTAFMANDDDKRGTLEAGKFADLAVLSADYMTAPVKEIGKIKSVLTMVGGKVVYAAPPFAGAR; this is translated from the coding sequence ATGCCGGGGCTAAGGTCGAATTCTGCAAGGCTTTCTTGCTATTTTGCCGCTGTTATCATCGCGACATCGCCGATCAGCACCGCGTTTGCCCAAACCGCGGACACAATCCTCTTTAACGGCAAAATCCTCACCGTCGACAAGGATTTCTCCACGCAGCAGGCGGCGGCGATTACCGACGGCAAGATCCTCGCCACCGGCACCTCCGCAGCGATGAAGAAGCTCGCCGGCAAGGCCGCAAAACTGATCGATCTCGGTGGCCGCACCGTGATCCCCGGGCTCACCGACGGGCACATCCACGGCATTCGCGCCGCGCTGACCTTCGGCACCGAGGTGAACTGGATCGGCGTACCCGCGCTGAAAGACGCGCTGGAGAAGATAAGCCAGGCTGCAAAGGCGCAGAAGCCCGGATCCTGGATCGTCATCGCCGGCGGCTGGACCGAGGAACAGTTTGCCGAGAAGCGCCGGCCGACACCGGCGGAGATCGCAGCGGCTGCGCCCGACAATCCCGTCTACATTCAGCATCTCTATGACTGGCTGCTGCTGTCGCCGAAGGCGATGGAGGCGCTCAACATCCGCGACGACAGCGATGTGGCGCCCGGCGGCAAGCTCGCGCGCGATAGCGACAACAAGCCGACCGGCATCATCGACGCCGGCGGCGCCGCGCTCGGCAAAATATTCGACAAGCTGCCAAAACCGACCATGGAGCAGCAGATCGATGGTTCCAAAAAATTCTTCAGCGAGATGAACAGTCTTGGCATTACCGGCATCGTCGACGGCGGTGGCGTCAGCATGTATCCCGCGAGCTACCAGGCAGTATTCCGGCTGTGGCAGGACAAGCAGCTGACCGTGCGCATCGCCTATCACCTCTGCGCGCCAAAGCCCGGCAGCGAGCTCGCCGACCTGCAAAACCTGACGCAACTCTCGCCACCGGGATTCGGCGACGCGATGCTGCACTTCAACGGCCCCGGCGAAATCCTGATCTGGGCCGACTGGACCGACGGTGACATCACGCCCGACGGCAAGGCGAAGCTTGCCGAGCTGCTGCGCTGGGCGGCGTCAAAGCGCTACACCATCCAGCTGCACTGGAACCCGGACCGCACCGTCCACGACCTGCTCGACGTGGTCGAGGACATCAACAAGGATTTTCCGGTGCGCGACCTGCGTTGGGCTGTGCTGCATCTCTACAACGCCTCCGAAGACAGCTTGAAGCGGATGAAGTCGCTCGGCCTGGTCTGGGGCGTGCAGGATGGGCTCTATTTCGGCGGCGAGCGGCTGCAGAAGGAAGTCGGCGTCGAACAGGCCAAGGCGATGCCGCGGATCGCCACCGCGATGAAGCTCGGGCTCGTGGTCGGCGGCGGCACAGACGCGCATCGCGTATCGTCCTACAATCCCTTCGTGTCGCTGCAATGGTATCTCGACGGCACCACGATCGGCGGCACCAAGACCCGCGGCGACGACGAAACGCCGAGCCGCCGCCAGGCGCTGGAGATGTACACCCGCAACACCGCTTTCATGGCAAACGACGACGACAAGCGCGGCACGCTGGAGGCCGGAAAATTCGCCGACCTCGCGGTGCTGTCGGCGGACTACATGACGGCGCCCGTGAAAGAGATCGGCAAGATCAAATCGGTGCTGACGATGGTCGGCGGCAAGGTGGTGTATGCGGCACCACCATTTGCCGGGGCGCGCTAG
- a CDS encoding AMP-binding protein, translated as MPLSQAAPGIVGPFAGLDVPWLLRMRAESRRNHPFLIWAPFEAPAHSWSYGEFHERVGALSAGLIKRGIKPGEYVLIHLDNCIEAVLAWFACVELGAIAVTTNTRSAAAEMEYFAGHCGAVAAITQPAYAELISANCSGLRWIAVISHDAGAKPAQDAPRGDSFESLFADSADRPRRATDPLAPCSVQYTSGTTSRPKAVLWTHANALWGAKINAAHEDLHADDVHQTYLPLFHTNALAYSMLATLWVGGSCVIQPRFSASRFWNVALEHNCTWTSTIPFCMKALLEHEIPKSHKFRLWGTAVSEPPPFAAFGVKTIGWWGMTETITHGIVGEVDQPNTPMSIGRAAPEYQIRIVEDDGRPTPVGGTGNLLIKGIPGLSLFSEYLHNEKATRESFDEHGYFITGDRVTLLENGFIKFGDRTKDMLKVGGENVAASEIEQVIAAVPGVREAAVVAKKHPMLDEVPVVFIIPQAGVAGAPADLHDTVMAACRKGLADFKVPREIHLVDDMPRSTLEKVAKAELRKMLG; from the coding sequence ATGCCACTTTCGCAAGCAGCGCCAGGCATTGTCGGGCCATTCGCAGGGCTCGACGTGCCGTGGCTGCTGCGGATGCGCGCCGAGAGCCGCCGCAATCATCCGTTCCTGATCTGGGCGCCGTTCGAGGCTCCTGCGCACAGCTGGTCCTACGGCGAATTTCACGAGCGCGTCGGCGCGCTTTCCGCCGGCCTCATCAAACGCGGCATCAAGCCGGGCGAATATGTGCTGATCCATCTCGATAATTGCATCGAGGCTGTCCTGGCCTGGTTTGCCTGTGTCGAACTCGGCGCGATCGCGGTCACCACCAACACCCGCTCGGCGGCAGCCGAGATGGAATATTTCGCCGGCCATTGCGGCGCGGTCGCCGCCATCACCCAGCCGGCATACGCCGAGCTGATCTCGGCCAATTGCAGCGGTCTGCGCTGGATCGCCGTGATCTCGCATGATGCTGGAGCTAAGCCTGCGCAAGACGCGCCGCGCGGTGACAGTTTTGAGTCACTTTTCGCCGACAGCGCCGACCGGCCGCGCCGCGCCACCGACCCGCTCGCGCCGTGCAGCGTTCAATACACTTCGGGCACCACGTCGCGGCCGAAGGCGGTGCTGTGGACGCATGCCAACGCGCTGTGGGGCGCCAAGATCAACGCCGCGCATGAGGACTTGCACGCTGATGACGTGCACCAGACTTATCTGCCGCTGTTTCATACCAACGCGCTGGCCTATTCGATGCTGGCGACGCTGTGGGTCGGCGGCTCCTGCGTGATCCAGCCGCGATTTTCCGCGAGCCGCTTCTGGAACGTCGCGCTGGAGCACAACTGCACCTGGACCTCGACGATCCCCTTCTGCATGAAGGCGCTGCTGGAACACGAGATTCCGAAGAGTCACAAATTCCGGCTCTGGGGCACCGCGGTATCCGAGCCGCCGCCCTTTGCCGCCTTCGGCGTCAAGACGATCGGCTGGTGGGGCATGACCGAAACCATCACCCACGGCATCGTCGGCGAGGTCGACCAGCCCAACACGCCGATGTCGATCGGGCGCGCCGCGCCGGAATATCAGATCCGCATCGTCGAAGACGACGGCCGGCCTACGCCCGTCGGCGGCACCGGCAATCTCCTGATCAAGGGCATCCCCGGCCTCTCGTTGTTTTCAGAATATCTGCACAACGAAAAGGCCACCCGCGAAAGCTTTGACGAGCACGGCTATTTCATCACCGGCGACCGCGTCACGCTGCTGGAGAACGGCTTCATTAAATTCGGCGACCGCACCAAGGACATGCTCAAGGTCGGCGGCGAGAATGTCGCGGCCTCCGAAATCGAGCAGGTGATCGCGGCCGTGCCCGGCGTGCGAGAGGCCGCCGTGGTGGCAAAGAAGCATCCGATGCTGGATGAAGTGCCCGTCGTGTTCATCATTCCGCAGGCCGGCGTCGCCGGCGCACCGGCCGACCTGCATGACACCGTGATGGCCGCCTGCCGCAAAGGGCTGGCGGACTTCAAGGTACCGCGCGAAATTCACTTGGTCGACGACATGCCGCGCTCGACGTTGGAGAAGGTGGCAAAGGCGGAGTTGAGAAAGATGCTGGGGTGA
- a CDS encoding VOC family protein has product MSVRVNALDHLVINVSDVARSTEWYRKILGMEVKVFDPGPGKTPRTSLVFGNQKINVRPRGADKVEWFTADHETAGSDDLCFLTSSTPDEVVAHLKANGVRIEEGPVAKQGARGSLRSVYCRDPDGSLIEISSYEDGRG; this is encoded by the coding sequence ATGTCCGTCAGGGTTAACGCGCTCGACCATCTCGTGATCAATGTGTCCGACGTGGCGCGTTCCACCGAGTGGTACCGGAAGATTCTCGGCATGGAGGTCAAGGTGTTCGACCCGGGCCCGGGTAAAACGCCACGGACCTCGCTGGTGTTTGGCAACCAGAAGATCAACGTGCGGCCGCGCGGTGCCGACAAGGTCGAGTGGTTCACCGCCGACCACGAAACCGCAGGGAGCGACGATCTGTGCTTTCTGACGTCAAGCACGCCGGACGAGGTGGTGGCGCACCTGAAGGCCAACGGCGTCAGAATCGAGGAAGGCCCCGTGGCCAAGCAAGGCGCCCGCGGCTCGCTGCGATCGGTCTATTGCCGGGATCCCGATGGCAGCTTGATCGAGATTTCGTCGTATGAGGATGGCAGGGGTTAA
- a CDS encoding Bug family tripartite tricarboxylate transporter substrate binding protein: MISRRTAICLAMIGLSTAASIGSVSAADYPTRPVKWVVGYPPGGATDIIARLIGQRLSERLGQQFVIENKPGAGNNIATESVINAEPDGYTVLLVNPANYINATLYANLKFNLVRDIAPIAAFNRVPNVMTVNKDVPAKTVAEFIAYVKANPGKVNLASSGNGTSVHLSGEMFMAMSGAKMQHVPYRGAAPAITDLLGGQVQVIFDNMPSILQHVRAGSLRALAVTTTAKSSLLPDVPVLADTIPGYEASALFGMGAPKNTPKEIIAKLNKEINEVLAEPGIKAKLVDLGGEPLIGTPEAFGAMIVAETDKWKKVIEEAKVEKVQ; this comes from the coding sequence ATGATTTCACGTCGCACCGCGATTTGTCTGGCCATGATCGGCCTTTCCACGGCCGCTTCTATCGGCAGCGTTTCGGCGGCGGATTATCCGACCCGACCGGTGAAATGGGTCGTCGGATATCCGCCGGGCGGCGCGACCGACATCATCGCGCGACTGATCGGCCAGCGGCTCTCCGAGCGGCTCGGCCAGCAATTCGTGATAGAGAACAAGCCCGGCGCCGGCAACAATATCGCCACGGAATCCGTCATCAACGCCGAGCCCGATGGTTACACGGTGCTGCTGGTCAATCCGGCGAACTACATCAACGCCACGCTCTACGCCAATCTGAAGTTCAACCTCGTCCGCGACATCGCGCCGATCGCGGCGTTCAACCGCGTGCCGAACGTGATGACGGTCAACAAGGATGTGCCGGCGAAGACGGTCGCCGAGTTCATCGCCTATGTGAAGGCCAATCCCGGCAAGGTGAACCTGGCGTCGTCGGGCAACGGCACCTCCGTGCATCTCTCCGGCGAAATGTTCATGGCGATGTCGGGCGCCAAGATGCAGCACGTGCCCTATCGTGGCGCAGCACCCGCGATCACCGATCTGCTCGGTGGCCAGGTCCAGGTGATCTTCGACAACATGCCCTCCATCCTCCAGCACGTCCGCGCCGGCTCGTTGCGGGCGCTGGCCGTCACCACCACGGCGAAATCGTCGCTGTTGCCTGACGTGCCGGTGCTCGCCGACACCATCCCGGGCTACGAGGCGAGCGCGCTGTTCGGCATGGGGGCGCCAAAGAACACCCCAAAGGAAATCATCGCCAAGCTGAACAAGGAGATCAACGAGGTACTCGCCGAGCCCGGGATCAAGGCCAAACTGGTCGATCTCGGCGGCGAACCGCTGATCGGCACGCCGGAAGCGTTCGGCGCGATGATTGTGGCCGAAACCGACAAATGGAAGAAGGTCATCGAGGAAGCCAAGGTCGAAAAGGTGCAGTGA
- a CDS encoding DUF3551 domain-containing protein translates to MRNAMLAILALSAATVGTMAGSSPAAAYDYPYCLQGRGIGIPGDCSYTSYNQCMASASGRALYCNVNPRVAFGQQRRMRVYRDY, encoded by the coding sequence ATGCGCAATGCAATGTTAGCGATATTGGCGCTGTCGGCGGCGACAGTCGGCACGATGGCGGGCAGTTCGCCGGCGGCAGCGTACGATTATCCCTACTGCCTCCAGGGCCGGGGCATCGGCATCCCCGGCGACTGCTCGTACACCAGCTACAACCAGTGCATGGCGTCGGCGTCCGGACGGGCGCTCTACTGCAATGTCAATCCGCGCGTTGCCTTCGGACAGCAGCGGCGGATGCGGGTTTACCGGGATTACTGA
- a CDS encoding ArsR/SmtB family transcription factor, translating to MVKLQEEILDRTFAALSDPTRRALLARLGDRESLSVSELAQPFSMSLPAIMKHLDVLSDAGLIAREKTGRTVACRLTAQPMEQAMEWLNRYQRFWSDALDRLAAFVEEDPWPPSQALSSQAPAMPSPPSAPVSRSSADSTRRPKKSTPRGPTRKS from the coding sequence ATGGTTAAGCTTCAAGAAGAGATCCTGGACCGCACCTTTGCCGCGCTGTCCGATCCGACGCGCCGCGCGCTGCTGGCGCGGCTCGGCGACCGCGAAAGCCTGTCAGTCAGCGAACTGGCGCAACCGTTCTCGATGTCGCTGCCCGCGATCATGAAGCATCTCGACGTGCTGTCGGACGCCGGCCTGATCGCACGCGAAAAGACCGGCCGCACGGTCGCGTGCCGGTTGACCGCTCAGCCGATGGAGCAGGCGATGGAGTGGCTCAATCGCTACCAGCGCTTCTGGTCCGACGCTCTCGACCGCCTTGCCGCTTTTGTGGAGGAAGACCCATGGCCGCCCAGTCAAGCCCTATCAAGTCAAGCGCCCGCGATGCCGAGCCCGCCGAGCGCCCCAGTCTCACGCTCAAGCGCCGATTCAACGCGGCGCCCGAAAAAGTCTACGCCGCGTGGGCCGACCCGCAAAAGCTAG
- a CDS encoding SRPBCC family protein, whose translation MQWFGPGSIEEGSVKADIDLRVGGRYRISFNAKGTYNEVGGVYREVVPNQRLVFSWAWHSTPERESLVTISMKPEGSGTLLTFLHEQFADATARDNHERGWMELFAKLESYLA comes from the coding sequence GTGCAATGGTTCGGGCCCGGATCGATCGAGGAGGGCTCGGTCAAGGCCGATATCGATCTGCGCGTTGGCGGCCGCTACCGCATCAGTTTTAACGCCAAGGGCACCTATAACGAGGTCGGCGGCGTCTATCGCGAGGTCGTTCCGAACCAGCGACTGGTGTTCAGCTGGGCGTGGCATTCCACGCCGGAGCGGGAATCGCTGGTGACGATTTCGATGAAGCCGGAAGGCAGCGGCACACTGCTCACCTTCCTTCACGAACAGTTCGCCGATGCGACAGCGCGCGACAATCATGAGCGCGGATGGATGGAACTGTTCGCCAAACTCGAAAGCTACCTGGCCTGA
- a CDS encoding DUF899 domain-containing protein: MQPHAIVSREEWIAARKAHLAHEKEYTKARERLAEERRALPWVKVDKDYVFDGPDGKASLADLFKGRSQLVVQHVMFAPDWNEACKSCSFWADGFERMVSHLAARDTTMVAISRAPLQKLAAFKQRMGWTFDWLSSGSNAFNYDYGVSFTPEQIKRGDNYNFGTTRFGSEEAPGISVFYRDEAGNIFHTYSCFARGLDMMNAAYHYLDLTPLGRHEEGLPYPMDWVRLRDQYQPGAGSGVLLSWLVVISALHSQPSFRDGPKDQTRNLEILWCAIAHHSSMLRIAPE, encoded by the coding sequence ATGCAACCGCACGCCATCGTCTCCCGCGAGGAATGGATCGCCGCCCGCAAGGCCCACCTTGCGCATGAGAAGGAATACACCAAGGCGCGCGAGCGCCTGGCCGAGGAACGCCGTGCGCTGCCATGGGTCAAGGTCGACAAGGATTACGTGTTCGACGGGCCTGATGGAAAGGCGTCGCTGGCCGACCTTTTCAAGGGACGCAGCCAGCTCGTGGTTCAGCACGTCATGTTTGCGCCCGACTGGAACGAGGCCTGCAAGAGCTGCTCGTTCTGGGCCGACGGATTCGAGCGCATGGTCTCGCATCTGGCCGCCCGCGACACCACGATGGTCGCGATCTCGCGCGCGCCGCTGCAAAAGCTCGCCGCGTTCAAGCAGCGGATGGGTTGGACGTTTGATTGGCTGTCGTCCGGCAGCAACGCGTTCAATTACGACTACGGCGTTTCGTTCACACCGGAGCAGATCAAGCGAGGCGATAACTACAATTTCGGAACCACGCGCTTTGGCAGCGAGGAAGCGCCCGGAATCAGCGTGTTCTATCGCGATGAGGCCGGGAACATCTTCCACACCTATTCCTGTTTCGCGCGCGGTCTCGACATGATGAATGCCGCCTACCACTATCTCGACCTGACCCCGCTCGGGCGTCATGAGGAAGGCCTGCCCTATCCGATGGACTGGGTGCGGCTACGTGACCAATACCAGCCCGGCGCCGGTTCAGGCGTCCTGTTGTCATGGCTAGTTGTCATTAGCGCGCTGCATTCTCAGCCGTCATTCCGGGATGGTCCGAAGGACCAGACCCGGAATCTCGAGATTCTCTGGTGCGCAATTGCGCACCATAGTTCGATGCTTCGCATCGCCCCGGAATGA
- a CDS encoding DUF1428 domain-containing protein, with product MPYVDGFIVAVPKKKLEAYVRLSKKCGKVWREYGALDYREWIADDVKVGKLTSFPRSVKLKPGETVVFAWITYKSRAQRDKINAKVMADPRLKEMTEGPPPFDGKRLIYGGFESLVKV from the coding sequence ATGCCTTATGTCGATGGCTTCATCGTCGCCGTTCCGAAGAAAAAGCTCGAAGCTTACGTCCGCCTTTCAAAGAAGTGCGGCAAGGTCTGGCGCGAATACGGCGCGCTGGATTACCGCGAATGGATCGCCGATGACGTCAAGGTCGGCAAGCTCACCTCGTTCCCGCGCAGCGTCAAGCTGAAGCCGGGCGAAACGGTCGTGTTCGCCTGGATCACCTACAAGTCCCGCGCCCAGCGCGACAAGATCAACGCCAAGGTGATGGCGGACCCGCGGCTCAAAGAGATGACAGAAGGGCCGCCGCCGTTCGACGGCAAGCGGCTGATCTATGGCGGCTTCGAAAGCCTGGTGAAGGTGTAG